Below is a window of Humulus lupulus chromosome 9, drHumLupu1.1, whole genome shotgun sequence DNA.
CAAGATGCACAAAATATTAGGAGACAAGAGGAGCTAAAACAAATTAACAACAAAATCAAAAGAGAAGCtatgtaataaaaaaaaatacaatgcaATTTATTCAAATTTCTGGAATGCAATCAAAATTACTAGATTGCGACCCTGGATCAACAACTGGGCTGAAAAAATGCCAGCTTGAATCATGGAAAGCGCCATAATAATCATCTGAAACTGTCTTAATTTTGAACTCATCCGTGAATTTACTAATTGAAAAGATATGCCTAGCTAATGCAACAACTGAGTTCTTAAATTGGGATGCATATTGTTCATAGTTCTCAAAGCTATTCCCAAGCAATACTATGTTTTTCAAAAGCCCAACTCTCCAATTCTCCTCTAAAAGATTGTCATACAACTCTGCTTCACAATGCGGCATGAAAAATATAGTTGGCTTTAGTGCCTTTCGCCGACCCTGCTCATCAATAGATAAGACTAAGCAACCCAGAACTTCCAAAACCTGAGATTCTGTGGTAGAAAGAACTGGGTCAAACACCTCAATGCCTCCAATCCAGCTGAACTTTCTTTTTAGCAGAAGTGCAAGACTCAGTTGCAATCGAGGGTTTTCATAGGATTCGATGCTGCCAATACCATATATTACCATCTGCATGTTTGAATCAAAACCTAAAACCTTTTGCAAGTTATGCAAAATTTCTTGAGATTGAATTTGATCCAATAAAGTAAGAAAAAACTGAGAAGTCTCAAGTTTCTTCATACACAATTCCATCTTCTGTATCAATTTGGATTCTCTAAGAGAATCAACTTCAAAATCTGTTGGAGTCCAAGGTATCGCTTGTTGCTGTGGCAGTGGTTCTCGAGTTTGAATTAAGGGATTAGTTCTTCCTCTGCGGCGACCTCGTCGAGGTACAACTATTGTCCAATCTTCATTCAAAGAATCATTCCTAGCTGTGAGAGTTTTGGCAGAAGCCGCCATTGCCAAAAAGAAGAACCCTCCTGTCTCCTTTATCTCAAAAAACTTCTCTTTTGTGGGTTGCACTACAAAGAAAATCTACTTTCTCTTAATTCCCATACACAATAAACTAAGCATTGTTTTTACTTGAAGATAATTGTTTCCAAACATATAGCACCACACAGATGCACATAATGGTTCAATCATGAACACACAAACAAGAACTATGAATTTTAATCCAAATAAAATCACTAATTCAAAGTGAAAATCTCACGTCACATCACTAAAAACATGATtaaatatttcatgagtaaaacTGTAAtagtgagagaaaaaaaaaacactcaaatGAAGAAATCGAAACACAATAAAGAAAAATCACTAATCAACTATATGAAGGAGGAAACTTGGGGAGAAACCCAAAGTGGGTTTCATCACAGACGTAGACACACATCACGGAAAGGGCGACCTATGGAGAATTCTGGAGTGGACCACCGTGAACGTCGACACACATCGCAGAAGGGGCGGCTTGTCGAGAAGCCCAGAGTGGGTCGCCATGGACGTCATGGAACGAGCGAGGAAGGCGTCGTGGACGTTGGCTCTAAAGGGGTGTAATGCAGATTACTAAATATGAATTAGTTGGATATGCTAATTTTTGGGAGAGAATTTGACCGAAGTGGTCTTGACAAACAACTAGCTGATGGGATCATTTTACTTTGATTAAACTCTGAATCAGCGGTGACCTGACCTGAATAAATTTATAATGCAGTGTCCTTCAACTCATGTTAAATTCACTTGGTAAAGTCCTGAATGAACATGTTGAATCAACAACTTATTATGGGTTTGCAGAAATGTTCAAATTCTTGGAACCAAGCTAACAGATTTACTAAAAATTCTATGGCATGCATTAGAATCAATTAGTTTTTTACTAAATAATAACTAACAAACAGATTCaaataattatcatataaattcaCATCTTCACGAAGACGAATTAGAAGTAGGCAGCGATGGAGGCAAAATGATGGCGGCGGCACACGGAGTCGGAATAGATGAGGGAGAGGAACTCGGCGATGATGGCAAAGGGCAAAGTaatcgagagagagagaacaaAGAGGAAAGAGAGATaccgagagagaagagaagaaacaAGGAAATTAATCAAACTTCATATATCAATATCATGTGAAACACGGTAAAAGGTATAGAAGTTAAAACCTTCGGGAATTAGCTTAAGAGGTTCCCGGTGAGCAAACCTGGGAGGGACAATAGGTTTCTCCGCCGGTAAATCTGCCTCTGCAGGTTGTCGCGGTGGCGGGCCGGCGGGACACAGAGAAAGAGAGGGCGAGTGAGGCGTGAGGCGTGAGCCGTGAGGAGGCTCCCGATTGTGTAGCTTTAGGGATTGTAAAACACAaacttttatatttatattttaatttttcagTTTAACAGAGGtctccaatttttttttcaaaagtatCGCTTAGAGCCCTGCTCATCGGTGCTCTACTTCATCTTTTAAAATACCTctccaaaacacacatttttctattttacctctaagttttacattttatcaTACATcagattctttatttttttctctatatcatttaaatattatattttcaaatattttttattcatttaaaatattttctataactatcaataatatatttatatattttaatgtttACAATATCTACCCATATgtaatatcacataattatattataatttaaatttatccaaatttataagatagactaaaatatcaattattctaaaaataattataaataaaaaattttattattctcaaaatatattttgggagttTTCATtggaaatatttaaatataatataatattgtgAATATATTTTTTGGTATATTCTATGGATATTCttctttgatatatatatataatattttgaagaTATTTTTTGGTATATTCCATGGATATTCTTCTTTGATTATTGTGAAAGAATATTCTTAGCATATTCTTCGGTATATACTAAGAATATTCTTTTGATTTTCTCAAAACTTCACTTATAAATAATGTCattattttacaaaattttaCAAACACTTTCATTTATTTCTTTACACACTTTTTATTTTACTTCTTTCTATAGAGTTCATATGGATCCTGACTTTGAGATATTTGACTCTTCGTCatctgaggaggaggaggagataATTTTAGCTCTTGCTATTGAAGAAGAACGCTTGGGTAATGAAAGAGGCTCAACATCGCATCGTAGGTCTATTCCCCGACGTGCATTCATTCGAAGAAATTCGCTTGAAGGCCATCAACGCCTCTTTCAAGATTATTTTTCTGAGTCCCCGACGTATCCACTAAATTTATTCCACAGGAGGTTTCGAATGCAACGTCATCTTTTCTTGCGTATTCAAGCCAAAGTTGAAGCATATGAACCATATTTTGTCCAAAGAAGAGATGCTGCTAAAAGACTGGGTCATTCCTCGCTTCAAAAAATAACTGCTGCAATGAGAATATTAGCTTATGGAGTCTCTGGAGATTTTGTAGATGAATACTTGCGGATTGCAGAAAATACAGCAACCAAGTGTTTGAAAAAATTCGTTAAGGCTATCATAGGCATATTCTCCCATGAATACTTAAGATCCCCAAATGAGAACGATATAGCTAGATTGTGCGCAGTTGGAGATAGTCGCGGGTTTCCTGGGATGTTAGGAAGTATTGATTGCATGCATTGGAAATGGAAAAATTGTCCAAGTGCTTGGAAAGGAATGTATTGTGGTCATATTCACGAGCCAACTATAATTTTAGAAGCTGTAGCGTCATATGACCTCTGGATATGGCATGCATTTTTTGGATTGCCAGGCTCCCATAATGATATTAATGTTCTAGAACACTCTTCTGTTTTTAGAGAGCTTGCTGAAGGACATGCTCCAAAGGTCAACTACTCAATAAATGGAAATGACTATTCGATGGGCTACTATCTTGCCGATGGTATATATCCTTCATGGTCTACGTTTGTCAAAACAATTCATGCTCCACATGGCCGTAAAAATAAACATTTTGCAGCAACTCAAGAATCAGCAAGAAAAGATGTAGAACGAGCTTTTTGAGTGCTTCAAGCTCGATTTGCTATTGTACGTGGACCGGCATGATTTTATGATCGACAAACACTTAAGGAGATTATGATGGCATGCATTATTTTGCATAATATGATCGTAGAAGACGAGCGACATACTTATCTTCGAGTAGAAGACTTTGTTTATGAACAAAGCAATGAAATAACTGAAGAGCCTATGTCCCATGAGCATACAAATGAATTTGTAAACTTCATTCAACGCCATCATCACATTCGAGATCGAGGAATTCATTTTCAACTTCAGTCGGATCTTATTGAACATTTATGGGAAATATATAGTAAATCTTAAGTATTTGCATTTTATATATTACCAAGTTTAGGCTAATATTTATGTTCttattttgaggaagatgtaacTTTAGTTTCTTTATTTTCCTATGTTAAGCCTAATATTGTATTTTTGTCTTATTTTATTGTATTTCCTTAGGATATAAAATATGTAACCTTAAATTCAAGATATTAATCATCAAGTCAACAATATTGCCTTTTATATTAGGAAGCTTTTACAGCCAATATAAACTATTGCAATAAACATTTTATGCAAAAAAGTTTCTTTCAAGAATAAAAATTTTCATCATTCAAGTGTTCTATACAAAAAAGTTATCAAAAGTAACCATCATTGAGCTTTTGTTTTGTACAATGCAAATTTCTACATAGAAAAGCTATGGGTAATTTTCTATACAAAAAAAGAAGCTATTGGGCTGCTAGTTTATGCAAATTTATATGCAAAAAAACTATGATAAAAACCAGTAAAAGAGAATTCCCAAAAGTGGTTGCATTGTTACCTTTCAAGAATACCAAAAATACCAGCCCAAACACTCTAAATCATGGCTTTCTAGACTTTTGCTTCTCAAGTATTTCCAATTGGAGGGTACGGAAATACTCTTGTTGCGTTGGAGATAAAATTGATACATCTACTCTCGTAATTTCTAACTCCCTCCTCATGATTTCATTCTCTTCTTTCTGTTTATCAAATTCAAGCCTTTCTTTTGCAATGCGGGCATACTCTTTCCTAATTTCTCCTTTCTCAGCATTAGATTTGATTCTCTCCCCTTTTATTTCAATCACCAAATCAGTAAGATTGGAAGAGTTATCCTCTTGCCTCTTTCGCTTCTTTGCAACTTTCTTTCCAATTGGTCTCTCTAAATTCACATCTAAAGATGGTGCTGCAGTATCTTCATCTATGAACTCTGGTGCATGACCATCTCGAATTATTGATCTTCTTTTAGCTTTCATACTGCTACCCTCAGCCACAGATTCTTTCCACTTTGGATGGTGTCGTAGAATAGTCCAACAATGAAGAAAGTTGAATGAAGTGGGATGGATACTTCGGTagaactctttggctttctcaaTCTGAAAAATCAAGTAAAAGAGATGAGAAATATATAATTCAAAGTGTTATAAAcaatataaattatattatattattcatGCACCTTATCTTGCTCATTAGCCCCACTTGGAGACCTTCTTTCAATTTGAGCTAAGGCCCCACAAAACTTATTTGTAGCAAGTTGGATAGTAGACCATCTATTTCTAATAGAGCATGAACTACGTTCAGAAGATATAGATTTTTTGTTTTTCTCATAATATTCATGAACTCTAGACCAAAATGAATATTTTGATTGATCAACCCCATTGATTGGGTCCATACTAGTATTCAGCCAAGCCAAAACTAGTAAGTTGTCCTCTTCTGTGCTAAAATTTCCTTTTCTAGATTTAGTTTTTCTACTACTTCCCTCTTCTGGATTGGATGGAGTATATTGCGACTCTAAGTCATTCAAAGATGGGAGATAGTCATTGTAGCTTTCTTCCCCCTCTTGTAACAGTGTAGTGAAGGAATGAACCCCATGGAGTTGTGAGTCATGGAGTTGTGAGTCCATCTTTCAAAATCTGACAAGAGATAATCATAAATTTCTTCCATATATAATATGTATGTTGCAATGCTTTAAATGCCAACTAATTCTCAATAAtttaaaagagagagagaggaggatATGTGATAAAGTTAAACCAACTTTGTTATAGGTAATTAAGGTCTACTGCCCTACCCCATTCAAAAGTTTTACTTTTGACATAAATCTAGATGAAACTAATTCATCATCTTTCTTTGGTAAACTACCAAAATAGAAATAGATTAAACATGAATTTATGTTATTTTGGTTCTCACTGTTAGATTTACTATGttttttttgtattcttattttgcAAATAAGGAAACTATTGTACTGGATCTAATAACAAACTATTTTTGTATTCTTATTAAATATTTCTTTCTGTGTTAGTGAGAAATGAACTATTGTGGAGCTAActttaaaatataaacataaGCAAGGAAAAACTAAGACTACAGGGTTTATAACTAAGTACATTGAAATAGTAGGCCCATTAGTTGCATCAATGGCCAATTTAATAATACTAACTCAAATTGACCACATTCAGCTTATTTAGCTTATAGAGATTTTTATTGCAAAGGAAAAAGTACTGAGACCAACACCATGAAAGCTAAGGGCCCAAGCTATTACCATGAATGAAATATGATTCCCttcttttttaatataattttcttCATATTGTGTAATGCTTAttgtataaattttttaattcaaGAGTATATCAACCAAATTCGAGTAGTTTGAAGTACTAGAATCATGGTATTGGCCAATACAATCAGACTCTAAAAGATGGTATCAACAAATACTAGTAGGGATTCATTGCTTCATTTCAAGCTACCAACTTTGTTAGCTTAAATCACTATAATAAGATTTTTAACTTATTCTATTAGCTTAGACAGATGATTCTTGCCCCATTTTGAGGCCATTACAGAGTAGTCTATTTATACTGTACTATTGAGTTTTGCTCCACAAAAGAAAATAATGAAGAAATCCTATGACACAATTCTCTGTCTCTTGGAAAAATGCAAAACCATGGCTAAGCTGAAACAGCTATATGGGTTGATGATAACTACAtcagttatcaaaaacatgattCCATTGAGTAAGATTATTGACTTTTGCGTTTCTCCCAAAACTGGAGATTTCTACTATGCAAGGTCAGTATTTAGTCAAATTGCTCAGCCTAATCACTACATTTGGAACTCTATGAGCAGAGGTTACTCTTTTAGCGACACCCCAATTGAGAGTTCGATCATGTACAAAGATATGCAGCAAATGGGTATTTTCtcatttggtgattatttgaattatatgataagcactaaagaaataccatttCAGATAATATTCCCACGTAATGGTCTCCATGTGTTTGTAGAAATGCATGAAAAGAAATTTCTAAGATAATTAGGTATAAAGGTGAAATTTGAAGAGGGTAGAATCAAGTAGTTCCATAGTCAAATTACCAAGAACTTGCaataccaatatatatatatataaccagtACCAAAATAAGAACTTGCAGTACCAAAATATAGATATATTATATGCAAAACTTGCAGTACCAAAATAAGAACTTGCGTGTGCTTCCATAGTCaaattatcaatatatatatattatatgcaagACTTGCAGTACCAAAAAAATAAGAACTTCAGTGTGCCATTTTGTTACCTGATTGAGAGAGAGTGGACGTGTCTAAAAATCTGAGATGCTTAAGTGGCTGGTGTGGGTGTAATGAGGAGAGAAGATGATCACTGCAAGGAGGGGAGGGGAATGAGGAGCACGAACCAGACAAACTTACCCAACTCAAAAGTGCTAAAACAGTTTCTGGCGCCAATCTTGGAAGAAAACGAGGGAAAAGATTGAGAAAATGGGAAGAtgagaaaaattaataatatattagaATGAAGGATGAATAGTATACCATAGATATAGCTTTTTACTGTAGATTTAgcaaaaaaaatttgtaaaataCCTCATCCGATGTACACTTATTTTTCTTAGTTGGAGCTACTTTTTACAGTTTTTATTGATTTAACTCACCGGATGTGAGTGCTCTTAATACTCTAAATTTCATTTTGTATCATTTAAGTCTCAAAATTTGTCTTACATAAGTCTTTTGtgttaaaaaaacaatttttagtATACACACGGAAAACAATTTATAATCCAACTAGAAGGGATTTGTGGTccagataatttttttttaatttatttaagtggGTCATATATATCATTATTGGGAATTCCcttaggggcttcactttaagccttatcagtagggctctcagtgtttataACTCGTGCatagtttttggcgcgattttttttatgaccgtgtatattgtagctatttagagcctctgcaaattttcagaaaattccgaatagtttacagtactgaaaaccaggttcaaacatgttgttgcacacgtgactaattttttttatgcacgtggaaaacaacatgtttgaacctagttttcggtactgtaaactgtaacgccccaaaccccagggatcgttacggtgtgccttgtaaacagtgctaaactcgctaaccgagtcatttggccaaaattgtgaactaagtaggattagcggtttagggattaaaaactttggttaagatgtaacgtttcactagaacgtttagtttatacattgggatcccgaaaataaagtttcagagtttattacagaaaatatttacaacaggccgaactaagcggcaaaacagggttcaaccctagttccactttaaacctcggccgtggcggacgagcagctgcatatgtacacatcatcacctaagctctccaactcaaggatggtccagcttcctcttgcctttacctgcaccacgtagcacccgtgagccaaagcccagcaagaaaacacaatagagcatgatataatatcaacaacgatcataataaccattcgggactatcagtccaagccaATAGGTGACAAttgccaaaagtcacaataatgagcatcgctccctctaggcatgtgacaatagggtcaccagggcttaaccgataagtgattctttcttaagtttgattaggacaggtgcaaggtgattagtcaccaatataaccttcctcacgactctagagtcgaaactatggacaacgtcccttagccatgtgacaaacggtcaccggggtcatataccttggctgaaaacatctggtcttagaccaggcaagcgcttatagttctcattgaccttccggtcggtccagcattaatacccc
It encodes the following:
- the LOC133799469 gene encoding uncharacterized protein LOC133799469, with the protein product MAAAHGVGIDEGEELGDDGKGQSNRERENKEEREIPREKRRNKEINQTSYINIIVHMDPDFEIFDSSSSEEEEEIILALAIEEERLGNERGSTSHRRSIPRRAFIRRNSLEGHQRLFQDYFSESPTYPLNLFHRRFRMQRHLFLRIQAKVEAYEPYFVQRRDAAKRLGHSSLQKITAAMRILAYGVSGDFVDEYLRIAENTATKCLKKFVKAIIGIFSHEYLRSPNENDIARLCAVGDSRGFPGMLGSIDCMHWKWKNCPSAWKGMYCGHIHEPTIILEAVASYDLWIWHAFFGLPGSHNDINVLEHSSVFRELAEGHAPKVNYSINGNDYSMGYYLADGIYPSWSTFVKTIHAPHGRKNKHFAATQESARKDVERAF
- the LOC133801401 gene encoding protein SENSITIVITY TO RED LIGHT REDUCED 1 isoform X1 is translated as MAASAKTLTARNDSLNEDWTIVVPRRGRRRGRTNPLIQTREPLPQQQAIPWTPTDFEVDSLRESKLIQKMELCMKKLETSQFFLTLLDQIQSQEILHNLQKVLGFDSNMQMVIYGIGSIESYENPRLQLSLALLLKRKFSWIGGIEVFDPVLSTTESQVLEVLGCLVLSIDEQGRRKALKPTIFFMPHCEAELYDNLLEENWRVGLLKNIVLLGNSFENYEQYASQFKNSVVALARHIFSISKFTDEFKIKTVSDDYYGAFHDSSWHFFSPVVDPGSQSSNFDCIPEI
- the LOC133801711 gene encoding glutathione S-transferase T3-like, with protein sequence MDSQLHDSQLHGVHSFTTLLQEGEESYNDYLPSLNDLESQYTPSNPEEGSSRKTKSRKGNFSTEEDNLLVLAWLNTSMDPINGVDQSKYSFWSRVHEYYEKNKKSISSERSSCSIRNRWSTIQLATNKFCGALAQIERRSPSGANEQDKIEKAKEFYRSIHPTSFNFLHCWTILRHHPKWKESVAEGSSMKAKRRSIIRDGHAPEFIDEDTAAPSLDVNLERPIGKKVAKKRKRQEDNSSNLTDLVIEIKGERIKSNAEKGEIRKEYARIAKERLEFDKQKEENEIMRRELEITRVDVSILSPTQQEYFRTLQLEILEKQKSRKP